The Vibrio sp. SNU_ST1 genome has a segment encoding these proteins:
- a CDS encoding DUF2391 family protein, with the protein MKLSFNFEDASQIFVGSFALAVPISFSEEAWKLGETLPTANLMLLFLLSAVFLGFYTYESVFQKDIIARLPVFIFRIVIAYVMTALVVALVLTCLDKLPLLSDPIISIKRVIVISMPASMGAIVVDSFDKE; encoded by the coding sequence ATGAAACTAAGCTTTAACTTTGAAGATGCGAGCCAGATCTTTGTAGGATCTTTTGCTTTAGCTGTGCCGATTTCCTTTTCTGAAGAGGCCTGGAAGTTAGGGGAGACTTTACCTACAGCTAACTTGATGTTGTTGTTTCTATTGTCTGCTGTATTCCTTGGCTTTTATACGTATGAGAGTGTATTTCAGAAAGATATCATCGCTCGGTTGCCGGTATTTATTTTCAGAATTGTTATTGCTTATGTGATGACTGCATTGGTTGTTGCTTTGGTGCTGACTTGTTTGGATAAACTGCCTTTGTTAAGCGATCCAATTATATCTATCAAAAGGGTGATTGTCATTTCTATGCCAGCGTCTATGGGAGCGATTGTGGTGGATAGTTTCGATAAAGAATGA